In Rhineura floridana isolate rRhiFlo1 chromosome 1, rRhiFlo1.hap2, whole genome shotgun sequence, the following proteins share a genomic window:
- the LOC133372850 gene encoding cytochrome P450 7A1 — translation MLTLLLAWGIMMLCGSFWFVLGIRRRRPSEPPLENGMLPYLGCALQFGANPLKFLRARQKKYGPIFTCKLAGKYVHFLTDPFSYHAVTQQGRHLDWKKFHFATSAKAFGHGSIDPNDGNTTENMQQTFTRTLQGNALTFLTEAMMENLHYVMVESNAPRLNSNDWVTDKLYEFCCNVMFESGFLTLFGTEFNIGHDKNLSSNQESHKAFILNALENFKAFDEIFPALVAGLPIHLFKSAHSAREKLADALLHETLKKRENISELISLRMFLNDTLSTFDEKEKAKTHLAVLWASQANTIPATFWSSFYLLRNPKAMKAATEEVEKVLKNAGEKIDWNMKPIPLNRKQLDHMPVLDSIIKEAIRLSSASMTVRVAKEDFILQLGSGAYNIRKDDIIALYPQLLHFDPEIYCDPLTFKYDRYLDENGEEKTTFYRNGCKLKYYYMPFGTGLAKCPGRLFAVHEIKQFLTSLLSYFEVEFVDKNVKCPSLDQSRAGLGVLQPTSDIDFKYRLKHL, via the exons ATGCTGACACTGCTTTTGGCATGGGGAATAATGATGCTCTGTGGTAGTTTCTGGTTTGTTCTGGGAATAAGGAGGAG ACGTCCAAGTGAGCCACCCTTGGAGAATGGGATGCTGCCGTATCTTGGCTGTGCTTTGCAGTTTGGGGCCAATCCTCTCAAATTCCTCAGGGCAAGACAAAAAAAATATGGTCCCATTTTTACTTGCAAATTGGCTGGAAAATATGTTCATTTTCTCACAGACCCCTTTTCATATCATGCAGTGACGCAACAAGGAAGACACTTGGACTGGAAAAAGTTCCACTTTGCAACCTCTGCAAAG GCATTTGGTCATGGCAGTATTGACCCAAATGATGGAAATACCACTGAGAATATGCAACAGACCTTCACCAGGACTTTGCAGGGCAATGCCTTAACATTTCTCACTGAGGCCATGATGGAAAACCTGCACTATGTCATGGTAGAATCAAATGCACCAAGATTAAACTCCAATGACTGGGTAACTGATAAGCTTTATGAATTCTGCTGTAATGTGATGTTTGAATCTGGGTTTCTAACACTTTTTGGGACAGAGTTTAACATAGGCCATGACAAGAACCTTTCTTCTAACCAAGAATCCCACAAAGCATTTATCCTCAATGCCCTGGAGAACTTCAAGGCATTTGATGAAATCTTTCCAGCCCTTGTAGCAGGCCTACCAATCCACCTGTTCAAAAGCGCCCACAGTGCACGAGAGAAGCTAGCTGATGCTTTGCTCCATGAGAcccttaaaaaaagagagaacattTCTGAGCTTATTTCTCTCCGCATGTTCTTGAATGACACTCTCTCAACTTTTGATGAAAAGGAAAAAGCGAAGACCCATCTTGCAGTCCTATGGGCTTCACAAGCTAATACCATACCTGCTACCTTTTGGAGTTCATTCTATCTTCTTAG AAATCCAAAAGCAATGAAAGCAGCTACTGAAGAGGTGGAAAAGGTGttaaaaaatgctggagaaaagaTTGACTGGAATATGAAACCTATTCCTTTGAATCGGAAACAGCTGGATCACATGCCTGTATTAG ATAGCATTATCAAGGAAGCGATAAGGCTCTCCAGTGCATCTATGACTGTCAGAGTTGCCAAGGAAGATttcattttgcagttaggtaGCGGTGCCTACAATATCCGCAAAGATGATATCATCGCTCTTTATCCCCAGCTGTTGCATTTTGATCCAGAAATCTACTGTGATCCCCTG ACATTCAAGTATGACCGTTATCTTGACGAAAATGGAGAAGAAAAAACCACTTTTTACCGCAATGGTTGcaaattaaaatattattatatgCCATTTGGAACAGGACTTGCAAAATGTCCTGGAAGATTATTTGCAGTTCATGAAATTAAACAATTTTTGACTTCGTTGCTTTCCTATTTTGAAGTGGAATTTGTTGACAAGAATGTGAAATGCCCTTCGTTAGACCAGTCGCGAGCAGGACTTGGTGTTTTACAACCTACAAGTGACATTGATTTCAAATACAGATTAAAACATTTATGA